ttttaaccctctgttcttccccatgagttctcactacatcagcaattgaatttttaaactcctccaaaagtataatttctctgagagcttcatacgttttgtctattttcaaagaccttatccacctatcagaattactctgtttgagcctttcaaactccatgtctgtttgaccaaattctttccttaaatttctaaacctttgtctgtaggcttcaggcaccagttcatatgcacctaagatggattttttcacctcctcatacgtctcagatacctcctccagtagtgatgcaaacacttcactagccctacctacaagctttgtttgaatcagtaatacccacatgtcctgtggccatttcatttgtttagccaccttctcaaatgaaatgaaaaaggcttccacctccttctcgtcaaaccttggcaaggcttggacatatttaaatagatccccactaagccttcgactttgacgctctttctcactatcctcatcactatcatccatctgtacatttccctttacgtctgccaattttaactgactgtcatgtttcatggccattttctgaagttcaaactctctctctttatattttttccctgatctgtatctccctttcactttctttttgttctgctagggctattctttcttttctcctttcttctctctccttttctttttcctctctctctctttctttttcctctctatctctttccctttctttttccactctctctctttcgtattcaaggtgctttaattctttctccatttgtttaatttgcaactgaatttttgctatttccaatgagtcaaactgtatctcagggaactttaaatgcttagccactgccataatgacctcatctttctcattttgtcaggtaatgttaactgcaatgtttttgccaaatctaacagtctgcttttagtctctatccataaggtactgcatgtggccgtctccccccaaaaaaacctcagagcctctgaaagagccattgtccacaatacactccccacttaaactagaataccgcacctgaaaagcaaccacaatatgctcacccctcactgtctttaagttcactaagccaatccaatagatagacttttatccccctcgagcccccaatttgttatgggccagggtttagagaaccccagagtgtatcatggagttcacctgacccacaacttttaatagattgtagtatggggagcacacggcccactctacaggtgtggtacagcagaaattgaaaagtattttttaaaagcaaaacaatgtttattttatgaactcaagttaacacctttttaaaacataccgtgaacatcttagcaaccatcaattcaaatacaacccccaaagaatacaacactaagtaatccttaataacttcccaaacaacatccagaagtcagaagaaacatctttcaacagaagcacattaggtttacattcactactgagaacatttataattccgaattcaccaaatgatcaagggatagtcttttgatggcagagagaacatcagtacacctgcttggtcaggcttcagctccaacaccaaaaacaaaactaaaacacaccctgcagcctgctcaaaaacaaaagtaaaaagctgacagacagcccagctccacccactctctgatatcactgcagtagtaaacacccatttcttaaaggtactctcactacagatatttatatacacacccatttataaacacccatttcttaacggtactctcacatgacaatcctgacttggaatatatatcgccgttccttcactgtcgctgggtcaaaatcctggtattccatccctaagagcactgtgggtatacctacaccgcagagactgcagtgattcaggaaggcagctcaccgccaccttctcaagggcaaataggtggACAacaaaatgctggcctagtcagcgacgcccacatcccaaagatgaatttttaaaaataagagatATCATGCAAAGATATGACGGACTACATTTTTGTCTTCATTATTGCCTGTGTGGAATATTGGCTGGCTGATCAGCATTCCAACCCCTCACACTCATTGTACAACGCACCAAATTTCCATTCCATTGAAACTCATGGAAGGGAAGCATGTTGTATTCTATGCAAAGTAAATGAAGCACTTGGCCAGATTACTGCCCAGGCAGTGAAGATGGAAATGTGTCTCGTGGTATTAAAGGGAGTGTCATTCCAAGTATAAAGAGATTAGAAGCCAGAAAGCGAAGAGAAAGAGACTGATGGAATATGGGTACTTGTGTGCCCCAGAAATCTATGCACACACCTCTATTATTTCCCATTCTATCATTAATTTTGCATGGAGCACATTGCAGAATGTTATTGAACTTTTCTGATAAAACCGAGGAATATTGCAGTCTGTGAGGAAGAGTGCGGGAGATTGCAAGACAACCCGAACAAGTTAGCAAAGTGAAAAAACAGATGATAGATGGAGTTCACTGTAGAGAACTGCAAAGTAGTATACTTTGGGGAAAAAAATATTTGCTAAAGAGTGAGAGTTTACCAGTGAAGGGACAGAGATATTCAATGACAATAATTTGCTTTAATATGGTATCTTaatgtagcaaaatgtcccaaagtgctgcAAAAGCAGCATTATCaatcaaaatttgacactgagctatAGATGAAGATATCAGAACAAATACCATAGGTTTggtgaaagaggtaggttttaaagagaaTCTtaaaggaatagagagagagaggcagagaggcttagGGAGGGAGTTTTGGAACTCAGGGCCAAGGCAGCTGTAAGAATGGCTTGTCTCTGGCGGTGTTTGAAATCAGGTATCAgaactggaggagcacagagatcctgAAGACTggtcaggctggaggagattacacagaCAGGGAGGGATGTAAGTCCCGGAATGATTTGAGAACAAGAATGTGAATATAAAGTTTGCGGCATTGCCAGTGTCTGTCAGCAATCCCAGATACCTGAAGGTAAGATGATTTTCTACTGCCAGTTTCTCATTGAGAAATGGGTAACCAGCAGGGAAAAATCTGGTGTTGATCTTTTTTGCCCACCTGAGTCAATTttcagccaggtgtttgaatggtcaGCCAGCACTCTTGCCCAAACCAGGTGGTGAGGGAAGTGTTTAAGTTCGCAATTCATGATCTTACACTTGCTATTGCATCCCGGTTACAATTTCCGTGGAAGAATCATTGGTGCATTCATAGTGAATGCCAATTCAATTTCTCCAGGCATTGAGAAGTTTAATCAATTGCCATGAAAGGGAGGTGACTTCAAACAAGCAAGTTTAAAAAGAAACGTAATGTTATTTGTGAAGGCAAGAACTATTTCTTCCTCCAGTTGTCCTGATCTGCTGCATGCTGCAGacaacagcagcacggtagcacgatggGTGTCACGGTGGCACAAGGTTTAGCAcagccgcctcacagcaccagggacccgggtttgattctggccttgggtgtgtggagtttgcatattctccccgtgtctgcgtgggtttcctccgggtgctccggtttcctcccacagttcagagatgtgcaggttaggtggattggccatgccaaattgccccttggtgcccgaagatgtgcaggttaggtggggttacgggggtagggtcagggagtgggcctagatggggtgttctttcagagggttggtgcagacttgatgggccaaatggcatccttctgcactgtagggattctatggactctatGGAAACTGGTGAGTTGCACTGAAATATGCCCTGGCATATGCAGCTCGACAGGCAAATTTATGGGGGTCTGACCCTGGAACCATTGTTGACTGTTGCATTTTTCTGGCACCATGGCAATATCACCGACATCTTTGCCATTTAGTGCCCAGCAGAAAATCTCTCCCTTAGATCTTTAAAGGTAAGAATGCAGATGGAAAAGACTATAAAAAGATCAGGAGATTCTTGGTTTTGTGCACTGGAGTAATACAAAGGCAAGGAGATGATATTAAGGCAATAATTGTGTCGTTTTGACAGAATTTATCAAAATTACAAGCGAGCAATCAATTTTACCATTCAGCTTTCTGTCTGAGATTAATTATATTTTGATATCATGATGCAATCGTAATAAAAAGGAAAAAGGTTTGAAGTGCTGCTGCTGTCTAGACTCGAAAGAGCTGCTGACCCAATTCTTACAAACTACAGGCGCTCAAGGCATAATTAAGAGAAAACATTTTGAACAATTTTAAATTATCCTTCAGAAGTCAATAAGATTCTTGCTGTGTCGCCAGATCAAAATTCTTTCAAATCCATTTGGTTCCATCTATTCTTTCTTTTACACAAAATTGAACTTTTTTTGTTTCAGGGACCTGGAGACTTTCTGTGTAACGGCAAAGGTTGCTCCTGTTATTAAAAAATCTGTTTATTGGAAAACAACAGAAATGACTCCTGGACAGGTGTGTTATACAGGAATAACAAACCCCAAAAGCAGAGAAACATATAGCCGATGGCTCAAGGCTTATCGTGAAAGAGAGAAGGAAAGTCTTCCACCTGGTACAGTAAATTATGAGTTTTAGAATGATTCACAGCATTCATCTTCTGGACTGAGTACTTAACTTAAGGACAAAAATATCACAACCGCATCAAATTATCACTGTCATATTATTataccatgtctctctctctctctgttcaggaACCATGCTCTAATAGGACATTGTTGACCATGGACTATTCCAACCTCCTCCAACATCTCTCCTCTGTAATTAGCTCGGTGCGACCATTGTCACATGGTTCTGTCATAACTTCCTGAACATGTCTAACACATCTCTCACAATGACATCTCTCCCAAGCTCAGTCATACCTTTGAGTCCCCCATTGATCTCTCCATGGTTGATTCCCATTCCTCATGTATCTGTTGACAACATCGTCCGCAGGAACAAGTCAACTTTCACACCTGTGCTGATGTCATCCAGCCCTCATCACCTCTCCTAACCAACTGATGACCGTGGCACTGTCATATTGTCTGTTCTTGGATCACCTATTACTTTATTCAGCTTACACTTGGGAAAATCAAACGTCTCTGGCATAGGCTGTGTTTCTCCGCCACTGATTCCTTTCTCTGGCATAGGCTGCaccggaaacctcacaaccttctcATAGCTAAGTTGTAAATGCTACATATTCTCCATCATGTAACAATTGTTTACTtccaaagaggaaggaactacaggcgagctttgaccgactatctaccaggaaggcagtgcgccaactgaggcgagcaaggggtgcagtttacgaacatggagataaggcggggcatctgttagcaggtcagctcctgagggaagcagcggcaaggaaaattgaacaggtgagggatagggcagggaagttggtggtggcgccggatctgattaacaaggtttttgaggaattttatgagaggttgtacaggtcagagccacgcgGGGGagatcgggagatgcaggaatttctagatgggttggagtacccgaggttaggggaaatgaaaatgaaatgaaatgaaaatcgcttattgtcacaagtaggcttcaaatgaagttactgtgaaaagcccctagtcgccacattccggcgcctgttccgggaggctgttacgggaattagaaccgtgctgctggcctgccttggtctgctttcaaagccagcgatttagccctgtgctacattAGAAGAATGGGGCTACATTAGAagaagcgatagtggagcaggagataaaggatgcgattgggaggatgcagtcggggaaggtggcagggccggatgggtttccggtggaatattataaaaagttCAAGGAtaagctgatggtggggatgtttgaagaggcgatagagaaggggtgttgccacaaaccttggggcaggcatcgatctccctggtgctaaaaaaagataaggatccaacggagtgtgggtcgtataggcccgtaTCACTTCTGAATGTCGACGCaatagtattggcgaaggtactggcgggtaggctggaggagtgcctcccgaagatgaTAGGTGAAGATTAGACGGTATTAGTGAGAGGGAggtagctcttttcaaacattagaagggtattgaacgttgttatggcaccggcagaggggaaggaaacagaggtggttgtggcattggatgctgagaaggcgtgcgaccgggtagaatgggggtacttgatggcagttctggagcggtttgggattggaccaagatttgtgaattgggtaaagctactatttcaggagccgagggcgagtgtccgcacaaacaacatcagctcaagatacttttctctccaccgtgggactaggcaggaatgtcctatgtcccccctgctgtttgcactcgcgattgagccgttggccatcgcattaagaagtttggggtatggaaaggaatagtgcggtggggaatagagcatagggtgtccttatatgccgatgacatgctgttatacgtgtcggaaccgagtgtgtcgatagggggaatattggagctgctttgagtgtttgggttTTTCTCAGAGTACAAACTGAATCTAGACACGagagagtattttgtggtatctcggccgggtgtgggggcaggggtggggcggctgccattccgtagggcagggactcactttaggtacttgggggtgtAGGTTGCCCGGGAgtaggggggggggctccgcaggtacaacatttctagtttggtggggagagtgaaagcggatctggcaaggtgggatggtctccctctgtcactggcgggtcgggtacaggcggttaaaatgaacgttttgccgcgatttctgtttatttttcaatgcttgccgattttcctgccaaaggcttttttcagagagattgagggaaggattacgttgttcatatggggagggaaggtggccagagttcgaaaggtgctactacagaggggaaggcaggcgggGGGGGTTtcagtcttccgaacctgatgtattcctactgggcagcgaatgtggagaaggtgcagagctgggtaagaggggttgattcccagtaggtcagaatggaggagagtttgtgtagggggtcaggattgaaagcactagcaacagcgccgctcccgatagccccggggaagtactcacggagtccggtaataatagcttcgttgagaatttggaggcagtttcaccaatacttcgggttgggggcagggtcaagggaaatgccgattcgcgggaaccacagatttgagccagggaggtgggatggaaattttcggaaatgggaggagaaggggattaagacacataaagatttgtttcttaggggtcggtttgtaggattgaaggatctggaagcgaagtatgggctggagcagggggaaatgtttagatacatgcaggtttgagattttgctagaaaggagatacagaacttcccggaggagccggcctccacattgctggaggaggttctgacgatggggactggagaagggggtagtgtcagcggtctacggagctattttggaagaggggaAGGCAGCACTGgaggggatcaaagcaaagtgggaggaagagttgggagaggatatggagaagaggattactggaaggaggtttgtagggtaatttctaaagtggtgcacgtgaaactggacccgggcccccgggaggccatattcggggtgtcggactggccagagttggaaacgggtgcggaggcagatgttgtagcctacgcctcgttgatcgcccgaagacgatCTTGTTGGGattgagagcagcctctccaccctgtgccctggcgtggcagggggatctgttggaattcttgactcttgagaaggttaagtttgaactgaggggaaggacagaggggttctacaattcatgggcattattcattatgcactttcaagaactggataacatcgaacattagttggggaggatgggtgggagggctggtgggggggggggggggtgttgggggggggggtgttgatgggagcTATGggaaatccctgattcctttttgtcagttgtttatgtgatcaTGTGGgcaaatgttttgggtttggtgggaggatgggatcgttgttattgatatggggattgacatatttattactgattattgtttattgttggtgggtgtgaatttgggagaaaatgcgaaaaaggaggagaataaagaaatatttttttttaagaaaCAATTGTTTACTTCTACCTCTGCAATATTTCACACCCCCTTACCTCAGCTCATTTACTATTTCTCTATGTAACCTCCATTCCCTACTCCAATATTCCCTATTTTGGTCTCCAAATTCTTCACTGTCTACAGAATAAAACAATTCCAAAAGTCTCCCACGCTATCTTCCTAAATCTCTCTGCCttgctacctctgtttccttttaaaaaaaactaaattcTCAAATCTTTGATAAAGCTTCCTGTCACCCCTCCTGACCTCCTTGGCTCAGTGTTTATATTACTTACATCTATCCAAGAAGCTTGGGACTTTTTCCATTAAAATTGCCATATATATAGTCTGTGTGTTTAAGCGAATTGTGCATTTACAGGCTAAGTGATATATTCACATTCCTCAATGTCGTTGTTCGACATAATTTACAATTTTGTGACAGTCaccacaaaccgcttcccattgaTTTGTTATATAATATGGCAAAAGTGGCTCAGAATTAGAAACATGAATACCAATACATTACCCGAACCAATTTAAAAATACAAAACAGAATGTAACGTTcaacaatgaaaacagaaaattccaGAAGCACTCAGCATGTCAGTATTTGTAGAGAGAAGAGGCTGGGTTAATGGTTCCGGTCATATGACAAAAAAAGAACAGTTTGTGATAACATTCACGGGGCCCCACGGAGGTACACTGATAGATTTCCCCATGACACTCTTAGAATACCAGCTTCCCCAGTCATAGGCGGAGATCCACCCAGCTGGGTCACATTACTTAGCCCTTTAAATACCGTCCCAAACCTGGGCCGGGGTTGTCACTAGTCCCCGAATGTGACCCTTCTGTTGTATGCCACGGTAGTGGCCTTAACCTTTAAGCTTACAATAAGCTCAAGTGAACCTTCTTTCTTGGGTCTCCTGGATCGTTATATTGGCGATGAGGAGAAACAAAATGATTCTAGACAACCTTGACGTCGCCGAATAGTCTGGTAAGAAAACAAAACCGAAGAAGATTCGAAGATGCCGCTGTTGGAGAAGTGAGTCATAATTGGGGTCAGAATGCTGAAATAAACCCtacatgcagaaagaggccattcggtccattgagtttgcaccgaccctctgaaagagcaccctacctaggctcaatactccgccctattcccttaaccccacctaactgcacatcatggggcactaaggggcaatttcagcatggcGAAATCGGGAAGTGTATCAAGCCGGGTGGATCCCAGGAGcctaataataatactaatctttattgtcacaagtaggcttacattaacactgcaatgaagttaccgtgaaaaacccctagtcgccacgttgcgccgcctgttcgggtactggcCACATTGCGCTGTGCCACACTGACTTTCAGGCACAATGTAGCTGTATATCCCACCCGTCGGCTCCTCTTCCAACTTTCTGCTGCCTTTGAATCTCCTGAAATCCCTCTGGTTAGCAGGTTTCTGGCCCAAGCCCTTCTGCCAGGCTTCTTAAAGTACCTCATCAATGAGGTATGCAAACTTCTTATAAGGATTGGAGCCTTCCCCCTCCTCATTAAAATGCTAAACTAATTTGGGAAGCTTCAGTAAATCCTAGGGAAACACCTGAATGTGATGCATTTCTGAAATGTCACTGTGACTAGAAATAAGTATCCCCAAAGCACAATGAAGTGTAAAATCCTCTCTGAATGGTTTAAGTGTAGCAAACATTCAGAAGGTAGTTTCTCGTAAAAGTGTAGCAAACATTCAGAAGATCATCCTTCATATTGAGTGAATGTGATGCACCATCAAATTTACCACAAAAGATACCAGCTTTGATCACCAATGCGGCAGGAGATAAAAATGCTAACTAGTAACTTTTTGACATTGCCATAGGAGGGATAGAATGATGTGCATACACCCATCCCATCCTCTCACAAAGAGAAAACCACAAACACATGGAGGCAGACAAAAGAGATAGGGAAAGCGCAGAAACAGAACACGACAAAAAGTTATAGAGAGACAAGTGGGAAGCTACAGAACAACGGAGACACAGGGAATCTAAAGCACAAAGAGAAAAAATGAaataacacagacacaaaaaccaaACCAGAAAAGGATAGAGACCATAAGGGTACTGTGGTGGTATGCGATGTGcgcagttctgtatatagttaacaatgcaacctccaaccagctgttGGCGATATGATTTATCACGTGACTCGAGACACCCGTCAGctggtagtaagacgtacaagaagatagtcactcttagagtagctccaggagaattcactgaattcatttagtagtatTGTCTGTATTGTAGttccttagttatcttttccacgtgtttattaataaatcatctttatagttaaacaactatgggctggattctctgccccatgtCCACTcttgtgtgtggcgactaggggcttttcacagtaacgtcattgctaatttaagcctacttgtgacaataaagattatttaaaaattaaAGCCAGGGCAAGTGaaatgaggtgcatgctgattgctccTAACATTGATTGTGAGAGTCGTGTCTAATCAAAgtgcaaatatttattttatttttaccatATGGAGCTGATAGTTCTAtcaatatataaatgattgagcatTTTCTATTGCTCCTTGTGAAATATTTGGTGTGCATTAAATGTTaatggtcatggttagtgaacaagcctgatttcaatcttgttgcccactcagatGACGGAGGACCACTCATACAACCCACTCACTAGCCTACGTTGCCCATCACTGGTGTAAAAGATGACCCCTCATGACAGTCAATTATTCCCCAAACAGGACTCTGAGAACAGCAAAACAATGCTTCATTTCTATCATTAGGTGGCAGCAGTGTACCATTAAAGTGTAAGAAAGGAATTCTCCAGAGTGTTTTTATTTTGAAACGCAATTCTGAGTGGTCAATATTGATGTGTTTCACTGCGATCCAGGATAATCCATCACCCGTGGAATTTCAAGTCAATGTATAAAGTATATCACAAAACTGGGGATTTTACTCCAACATAAAATTTAAAAATGCTGGATTAAAacaccaggtctggcagcagctgtggagcgaggaacagagctaacatttcaaatccatatgactcttcttcagaggttGGATTTTGCTCTCGATAGTTTTCTCAGGTATGGCATTCCACAGATGGATCACCACAACGTTAGTCCCAGAGTCTGCCTTTGCCTGACCAATTTAGGTAATCTGTAAAAACCCATAAAATCTGCTCGCCCAGTTGTGGTCAGACACATACAGATCAAAGTACAAACTCTGCTGTGTTTCACACTAGTTGTCTGGTTTGAACTCTGGCCAACTCAGGCTCCAACTATTCAGCAGAGGGGTCTTCAGAGGGACCTGTGTAATCACTATCAGAGTTTGGCACACTGACATCACCTTATGAACCACAGTGATATTGATAGTCATGTCACTTGTAGGGAAATGTTTCATTACAACAGTgtaataaaacatagaacatagaaaaatacagcacagaacaggcccttcggcgcacgatgttgtgccgaacctttgtccaaggttaatcatagattatcatagaatttacagtgcagaaggaggccattcggcccattgagctcttggaaagagcaccctacccaaagtcaatacctccacccaatgctaagggcaatttatcatggccaatccacctaacctgcacatctttggactgtgggaggaaaccggagtacccagagaaaacccacgcacacacgtggaggatgtgcagactccgcacagacagtgacccaagccggaatcgaacctgggaccatggagctgtgaagcaattgtgctatccacaatgctaccgtgctgcccttaagaacaaattaatctacactatatcattctaccgtaatccatgtacctatccaatagctgcttgaaggtccctaatgtttcggactcaactacttccacaggcagtgcattccatgcccccactactctctgggtaaagaacctacctctgacatcccccctttatcttccaccattcaccttaaatttatgtccccttgtaatggtttgttccacccggggaaaaagtctctgactgtctactctatctattcccctgatcatcttattaacctctatcaagtcgcgcctcacccttctccgttctaatgagaaaaggcctagcaccctcaaccttt
This region of Scyliorhinus torazame isolate Kashiwa2021f chromosome 18, sScyTor2.1, whole genome shotgun sequence genomic DNA includes:
- the LOC140394791 gene encoding tektin bundle-interacting protein 1-like; amino-acid sequence: MNSLDDNLYVPRRTLEADFPRTAERDLETFCVTAKVAPVIKKSVYWKTTEMTPGQVCYTGITNPKSRETYSRWLKAYREREKESLPPVFAVQMRESRCCDSTQSPCYPSRWGDIPVPR